In Amblyraja radiata isolate CabotCenter1 chromosome 39, sAmbRad1.1.pri, whole genome shotgun sequence, the following proteins share a genomic window:
- the LOC116967465 gene encoding beta-microseminoprotein-like has protein sequence MAFDLCYSDCKFVMKTESECLENGIPHSVGSMWKGEDCYSCYCGKVTAICCTEYVQTPDIPNNCEAIFDKRLCRYRIYSKDNPDILCE, from the exons ATGGCATTCGACTTGTGCTACAGTGACTGCAAGTTTGTGATGAAGACTGAGAGTG AGTGTTTGGAAAACGGGATTCCGCACAGCGTTGGCTCGATGTGGAAGGGTGAAGATTGCTACTCCTGTTACTGTGGCAAAGTCACCGCTATCTGCTGTACAGA ATATGTCCAAACTCCTGACATCCCAAACAACTGTGAAGCAATCTTCGACAAGAGACTTTGCAGATACAGGATCTACAGCAAAGACAACCCTGACATTCTGTGTGAATAG